In Pseudobythopirellula maris, a single window of DNA contains:
- a CDS encoding PQQ-dependent sugar dehydrogenase, with translation MKTRRSCALLAAVGLAALACAARAEVVGLSRVASGFVSPTFVTHAPGDPDRLFVVEQRGTIRTFDRTTGQLSPQTFLDIRGLVDDAGGEQGLLGLAFHPDFQTNGHFYVNYTRDPGPGLDRTRIDRFTVVNPATDTVVSSGTRNSVLEFDQDFSNHNGGWLGFSPVDDYLYISTGDGGSGNDPNNRAQSLNQRLGKMLRVDVDGDDFPADTVENYAVPATNPFLGTSGALPEIWAYGLRNPWRNSFDRDTGDLWIGDVGQGAREEINFQAADSDGGENYGWRLREGDIQTPSVGGPEPLDYVGPVYDYVSNGAGQFGGNSTVGGYVYRGPDPEVDGTYFFGDSYPRQLWTFDPSDPDGTVQNVESLLTPNAGSVNTPVAFGEDLDGNLYIVDRDGEIFRIETDALRAGDYDGDGDVTLADYDAWVQAFGDQGSGLLADGNANGVVDAADFTVWRDQYAAPGGVGVPEPSSLLLAVVALAATRRPKRV, from the coding sequence ATGAAGACGCGCCGATCATGTGCGCTGCTGGCCGCCGTGGGACTCGCAGCGCTCGCCTGCGCCGCTCGCGCCGAGGTCGTCGGCCTCAGCCGCGTGGCCAGCGGGTTTGTCTCGCCGACTTTCGTCACCCACGCCCCGGGCGATCCCGACCGGCTGTTCGTCGTCGAGCAGCGCGGCACGATCCGCACGTTCGACCGCACCACCGGCCAGCTCAGCCCTCAGACATTCCTCGACATCCGCGGATTGGTCGACGACGCCGGCGGCGAGCAGGGCCTGCTCGGGCTGGCGTTCCACCCCGACTTCCAAACCAACGGGCACTTCTACGTCAATTACACGCGCGACCCCGGGCCCGGTCTCGACCGCACACGCATCGACCGCTTTACCGTCGTCAATCCGGCGACCGACACGGTGGTGAGCAGCGGCACACGCAACTCGGTTCTCGAGTTCGACCAAGACTTCTCGAACCACAACGGCGGCTGGCTCGGGTTCAGCCCGGTCGACGACTACCTCTACATCTCGACCGGCGACGGCGGCAGCGGCAACGACCCCAACAACCGCGCCCAGAGCCTCAACCAGCGGCTCGGCAAGATGCTGCGGGTCGATGTCGACGGCGACGACTTCCCCGCCGACACGGTCGAGAACTACGCCGTGCCCGCCACCAACCCTTTCCTCGGGACATCCGGCGCCCTGCCGGAGATCTGGGCGTACGGCCTGCGCAACCCGTGGCGCAACAGCTTCGACCGCGACACGGGCGACCTGTGGATCGGCGACGTCGGCCAGGGCGCCCGCGAAGAGATCAACTTCCAAGCCGCCGACAGCGACGGCGGTGAGAACTACGGCTGGCGGCTCCGTGAGGGCGACATCCAAACGCCCAGCGTCGGCGGCCCCGAGCCGCTGGACTACGTCGGCCCGGTCTACGACTATGTCTCGAACGGCGCCGGCCAGTTCGGCGGCAACTCGACCGTGGGGGGCTACGTCTACCGCGGCCCCGACCCCGAGGTCGACGGCACGTACTTCTTCGGCGACAGCTACCCCCGCCAGCTCTGGACCTTCGACCCGTCGGACCCCGACGGCACGGTGCAGAACGTCGAGTCGCTCCTCACGCCCAATGCCGGATCGGTCAACACACCGGTCGCCTTCGGCGAAGACCTCGACGGCAACCTCTACATCGTCGACCGCGACGGCGAGATCTTCCGCATCGAGACCGACGCCCTGCGGGCGGGCGACTACGACGGCGACGGCGACGTCACCCTGGCCGACTACGACGCCTGGGTCCAAGCCTTCGGCGACCAAGGCTCCGGTTTGCTGGCCGACGGCAACGCCAACGGCGTTGTCGACGCGGCCGACTTCACGGTGTGGCGCGACCAATACGCGGCGCCGGGCGGGGTGGGCGTTCCCGAGCCGTCGTCGCTGCTGCTGGCGGTCGTGGCGCTGGCGGCCACGAGACGGCCTAAGAGAGTTTGA
- the ilvC gene encoding ketol-acid reductoisomerase: MSAKVYYDADADMKALAGKTVAIIGYGSQGHAHAQNLRESGVNVVVGQRPGGKNYDLAKEHGFEPVSAAEAAKQAQVINILLPDEVQADVYKSDVLPGLDKGDVLMCSHGFNIHFGLIEPPKGVELLLVAPKGPGHLVRSEFVAGGGVPCLIATNDDASDATFQIGLAYASGVGGGRAGVIRTSFAEETETDLFGEQAVLCGGVSELVKAGFETLVEAGYQPEMAYFECMHELKLIVDLLYQGGLNYMRYSISNTAEYGDYSSGPRVVTPETKAEMKRILTEIQNGTFARNWVLENKAGAPGFKATRRREKTHEVELVGQKLRKMMSWIDDKVVD, encoded by the coding sequence ATGAGCGCCAAGGTTTACTACGACGCCGACGCCGACATGAAGGCCCTTGCGGGCAAGACCGTGGCGATCATCGGCTACGGCTCGCAGGGCCACGCCCACGCCCAGAACCTGCGCGAGAGCGGCGTGAACGTCGTTGTCGGTCAGCGCCCGGGCGGCAAGAACTACGACCTCGCCAAGGAGCACGGCTTCGAGCCGGTCTCCGCCGCCGAGGCCGCCAAGCAGGCCCAGGTCATCAACATCCTGCTGCCGGACGAAGTCCAGGCCGACGTCTACAAGTCCGACGTGCTGCCGGGCCTCGACAAGGGCGACGTGCTGATGTGCTCGCACGGCTTCAACATCCACTTCGGCCTGATCGAGCCGCCCAAGGGTGTCGAGCTGCTCCTGGTGGCGCCCAAGGGCCCGGGCCACTTGGTCCGCAGCGAGTTCGTCGCCGGCGGCGGCGTGCCCTGCCTGATCGCCACGAACGACGACGCCTCGGACGCCACCTTCCAGATCGGCCTGGCTTACGCCTCGGGCGTCGGCGGCGGCCGTGCGGGCGTCATCCGCACCAGCTTTGCCGAAGAGACCGAGACCGACCTGTTCGGTGAGCAGGCCGTGCTCTGCGGCGGCGTGAGCGAGCTCGTGAAAGCCGGCTTCGAGACCTTGGTCGAGGCGGGCTACCAGCCCGAGATGGCCTACTTCGAGTGCATGCACGAGCTGAAGCTGATCGTCGACCTGCTCTACCAGGGCGGCCTCAATTACATGCGTTACAGCATCAGCAACACCGCCGAGTACGGCGATTACTCCTCCGGCCCGCGCGTCGTCACGCCCGAGACCAAGGCCGAGATGAAGCGCATCCTCACCGAGATCCAGAACGGCACGTTCGCCCGCAACTGGGTGCTCGAGAACAAGGCGGGCGCCCCCGGCTTCAAGGCGACCCGTCGCCGCGAGAAGACGCACGAGGTCGAGCTCGTCGGCCAGAAGCTCCGCAAGATGATGAGCTGGATCGACGACAAAGTGGTCGACTGA
- the ilvN gene encoding acetolactate synthase small subunit: protein MRHVLSALVQNVPGVLAHVAGMLASRGYNIDSLAVGETESPDLSRMTFVIVGDEAVLDQVRKQLEKIVTVVRVDDISAQDYVERDLMLIKVEAPEGSRSEIRELTSIFRGRVVDVSPTEMVIELSGQEKKIEAFIDLMRPFGILELVRTGRIAMVRSITRPMVKGMSPPIDHLAAQ from the coding sequence ATGCGACACGTCCTCTCGGCCCTGGTTCAAAACGTGCCCGGCGTGCTCGCGCACGTCGCCGGCATGCTCGCCTCGCGCGGCTACAACATCGACAGCCTCGCCGTCGGCGAGACCGAGTCTCCCGACTTGTCGCGGATGACGTTTGTCATCGTGGGCGACGAGGCCGTGCTCGACCAAGTACGCAAGCAGCTCGAGAAGATCGTCACCGTCGTGCGGGTCGACGACATCAGCGCCCAAGACTACGTCGAGCGCGACCTGATGCTGATCAAGGTCGAGGCCCCCGAGGGCTCTCGCTCGGAGATCCGCGAGCTAACGAGCATCTTCCGCGGCCGCGTGGTCGACGTCTCGCCCACCGAGATGGTCATCGAACTCTCCGGCCAGGAGAAGAAGATCGAGGCGTTCATCGACCTGATGCGTCCGTTCGGCATCTTGGAGTTGGTGCGTACCGGTCGGATCGCGATGGTGCGGTCGATCACCCGGCCGATGGTCAAAGGGATGAGCCCGCCGATCGACCACCTCGCCGCCCAATAG
- a CDS encoding porin, with the protein MRHDRIRTWAALVALSFATPSLAVEAPQWGPERPAGPLKAASKVERLALLDADPASRAAPTPPAPLLIDTRSRPIEASTAPPAQDAPGQDGLLAILIRNPRTADGAPPFALTDDYGRVRRYVEPTPGVDLDASVGQRVRVRHDTGQTLLASQLELPQGLRPLAAAPPLADARQQGGPQWRDATNRRRRSPRPGAPRGLLVAAQYQDSLPEDLPPFRGSGPEPTPALDQPLDAPDTSPLGGTDEEDTTPIVLEDVIGEASQDDAEDDTPLEPVPLESLPNGAAASGLRHTEGPDCPACRAHAEAQSKGVAASCKECASRESGACKVTCSRCGASTRPLLSGCCLGDPYRVSDELLCECSPWDFGFWTQLGYHSNNTRFSTTDNDALAFNDHPDRINLHQQWFWLERVADASDGMIDWGFRMDLMYGADAASTQSFGNPAGKWDFANGWDEGGGYGWALPQLYGELAWDDWSLIAGHFYTLVGYEVVTAPDNFFYSHAYTMYNSEPFTHTGLLATYSGVEGLDIYAGYTLGWDSGFEQSNDGSNFIGGLSTGIGPDVTFTYITTIGNFGARSAGESGYSHSLVFDMVLTPEWSYVLQSDLVGYDDNLNAGFNDQVGLNQYLFYTASDCLAYGMRFEWWKTDGLSFYEATVGMNYRPHANLVFRPELRYDWSPSTVGAQAAGLATADDFNQLTFGVDAVLVY; encoded by the coding sequence ATGCGCCACGACCGAATCCGCACATGGGCTGCGCTCGTCGCGTTGTCGTTCGCCACCCCCTCGCTGGCAGTGGAGGCTCCCCAATGGGGGCCCGAGAGGCCGGCTGGCCCACTAAAGGCGGCAAGCAAAGTCGAACGGCTTGCGTTGCTCGACGCCGATCCGGCGTCTCGGGCCGCCCCGACACCGCCCGCACCGCTGTTGATCGATACGCGTTCGCGTCCGATCGAGGCGTCCACGGCCCCGCCAGCCCAAGACGCGCCCGGCCAAGACGGCTTGCTGGCGATCTTGATCCGCAACCCGCGCACCGCCGACGGCGCACCGCCTTTCGCGCTCACCGACGACTACGGCAGGGTCCGTCGCTACGTCGAACCGACCCCCGGAGTCGACCTCGACGCCTCGGTGGGCCAACGGGTGCGGGTGCGTCACGACACGGGGCAGACGTTGCTCGCCTCGCAACTCGAATTGCCGCAGGGGCTCAGGCCGCTCGCCGCCGCGCCGCCGCTAGCGGACGCCCGGCAGCAGGGCGGCCCCCAGTGGCGCGACGCCACGAACCGGCGCCGACGCTCCCCTCGCCCCGGCGCGCCGCGGGGGCTGCTTGTGGCAGCCCAGTACCAGGACTCGTTGCCCGAGGACCTGCCGCCGTTCCGCGGCTCGGGTCCCGAGCCGACGCCCGCGCTCGACCAACCGCTCGACGCCCCCGACACGTCGCCGCTCGGTGGGACCGATGAAGAAGACACCACGCCGATCGTCCTGGAGGATGTGATCGGCGAAGCCTCGCAAGACGACGCTGAAGACGACACGCCGCTCGAGCCCGTGCCGCTCGAAAGCTTGCCCAACGGCGCCGCGGCGTCGGGGCTCCGCCACACCGAGGGACCCGACTGCCCGGCTTGCCGGGCCCATGCGGAAGCCCAGTCGAAGGGCGTGGCGGCTTCTTGCAAGGAGTGCGCCAGCCGCGAGAGCGGCGCCTGCAAGGTCACCTGCTCGCGTTGCGGCGCGTCGACCCGGCCGCTGCTGAGCGGTTGCTGCTTGGGCGACCCGTACCGGGTGAGCGACGAGTTGCTGTGCGAGTGCTCGCCGTGGGATTTTGGCTTTTGGACGCAGCTCGGCTACCACTCGAACAACACCCGCTTCTCGACGACCGACAACGACGCGTTGGCGTTCAACGACCACCCGGACCGCATCAACCTGCACCAGCAATGGTTCTGGCTGGAGCGTGTGGCCGACGCCTCGGACGGGATGATCGACTGGGGCTTCCGCATGGACTTGATGTACGGCGCCGACGCGGCCAGCACGCAGTCGTTCGGCAATCCGGCGGGCAAATGGGACTTCGCCAACGGCTGGGACGAAGGGGGCGGCTACGGCTGGGCCTTGCCGCAGCTCTACGGCGAGCTGGCGTGGGACGACTGGTCGTTGATCGCCGGTCACTTCTACACGCTCGTGGGCTACGAGGTGGTGACCGCGCCGGACAACTTCTTCTACAGCCACGCCTACACGATGTACAACAGCGAGCCGTTCACTCACACCGGACTGCTGGCCACTTACAGCGGCGTGGAGGGGTTGGATATCTACGCCGGCTACACCCTCGGCTGGGACAGCGGCTTCGAGCAATCGAACGACGGCAGCAACTTTATCGGCGGCCTCAGCACGGGCATCGGGCCGGACGTGACGTTCACCTACATCACGACGATCGGCAACTTCGGCGCGCGTTCGGCGGGCGAGAGCGGCTACAGCCACAGCCTTGTGTTCGACATGGTGCTCACGCCCGAGTGGAGCTACGTGCTGCAGAGCGACCTGGTCGGCTACGACGACAACCTGAACGCCGGGTTCAACGACCAGGTGGGCCTGAACCAGTACCTCTTCTACACCGCGAGCGACTGCCTGGCGTACGGCATGCGATTCGAATGGTGGAAAACCGACGGGCTGAGCTTTTACGAAGCGACGGTCGGCATGAATTACCGCCCCCACGCCAACCTCGTCTTCCGCCCCGAGCTGCGGTACGACTGGAGCCCCTCGACCGTTGGTGCGCAGGCCGCCGGGCTGGCCACGGCGGACGACTTCAACCAGTTGACGTTCGGCGTCGACGCGGTGCTGGTCTACTAG
- a CDS encoding TadE/TadG family type IV pilus assembly protein, producing the protein MSMPLLQRRRAARIRDERAGTTIVETAFVLPVFLIFVLGIVELGNALMVQNTLRSACRAGARYGSTEGRSTAEVKDRIEEIMAASVDVANLSLFIKDADTLDTPQPQSPSGTQIEALPDIELGDTDVSRLFVVRGTVGYNELAIIPMTFMEGVTLSTQIFMRHE; encoded by the coding sequence ATGTCTATGCCCCTATTGCAACGCCGCCGTGCTGCGAGGATTCGCGACGAACGCGCCGGCACCACGATTGTCGAAACGGCGTTCGTGCTGCCGGTGTTCCTGATCTTTGTGCTGGGCATCGTCGAGTTGGGCAACGCCCTGATGGTGCAGAACACTCTGCGGTCCGCCTGCCGCGCTGGCGCCCGCTACGGGTCGACCGAGGGTCGCTCGACCGCCGAGGTGAAGGACCGGATCGAAGAGATCATGGCCGCGTCGGTCGACGTGGCGAACCTGTCGCTGTTTATCAAAGACGCCGACACGCTCGACACCCCGCAGCCTCAGTCGCCCAGCGGCACGCAGATCGAGGCGCTCCCCGACATCGAGCTCGGCGACACGGACGTGAGCCGGTTGTTCGTTGTCCGCGGCACGGTTGGCTACAACGAGCTCGCGATCATCCCGATGACCTTCATGGAGGGGGTGACGCTCAGCACCCAGATCTTCATGCGACACGAGTGA
- a CDS encoding TadE/TadG family type IV pilus assembly protein — protein MLSLAKRSRRQPDDRRGAVAVEFAVIAPVLVTIMLGMIELNRVFDAQNLLTSAVREGARMASMDRERISQQGQTMNDLVTSTVKTFLGANGFAPDDVDVSIHFPDDPATDFDLDDPANELELFEVSVKVDYSDVSFMPVDSGADAPMTGAIVFRNGRALLSN, from the coding sequence ATGCTATCCCTCGCCAAGAGATCACGCCGTCAGCCCGACGACCGCCGCGGAGCCGTCGCCGTGGAGTTCGCCGTGATCGCCCCGGTGCTCGTGACGATCATGCTCGGCATGATCGAGCTGAATCGGGTGTTCGACGCCCAGAACCTGCTCACGTCGGCCGTCCGCGAGGGCGCCCGCATGGCCTCGATGGACCGCGAGCGGATATCGCAGCAGGGCCAAACGATGAACGACTTGGTCACGTCGACCGTCAAGACGTTCCTCGGCGCCAACGGCTTTGCGCCGGACGACGTGGACGTGTCGATCCACTTCCCCGACGACCCGGCCACCGATTTCGATCTCGACGACCCCGCGAACGAGCTGGAGCTGTTCGAGGTGAGCGTGAAGGTCGACTACTCGGACGTGAGCTTCATGCCGGTCGACTCGGGCGCCGACGCGCCGATGACCGGCGCCATCGTTTTCCGCAACGGCCGGGCCCTGTTGTCGAATTAA
- a CDS encoding vWA domain-containing protein, which translates to MSTIRLFAGRPTPLLGARADSRRGVIAVLGSLFMCALFAFLALSVDTGRMVLTQTEMQNAVDAAALAASQEISLGLGGEGSSFAAAEAAARTVAAEVAEANGVYVNADQDVFFGLRTYNANSDTWSTQWGVTPFNVVRVVARRDNKDDLEAEDGELPLSFGWAVGQESVGLAAEATAFIESRDLVLVLDFSGSMSDDVELRSMNKMGQSAIEDSLDLIWQQLRDSGATWPDHPGQEKFTDGFGRVDSEYGTYYNSSKTSKIMNYLNLNDRNSDGSPKYPFPQAGRYSDGTPRDRLSANSSEDHWEGYVNYVKNLSGAYNRRYGYRTLCDYLLQNNQMKWTNSEDMWRTSHYPFHAVKEGATLFLDYLQEMDFGDEVGLVSYGSYAVWEDSHYDGEVDIDISDDPITDNLAAINTIQRRHQAGHYDVYTGMGDGVLKGREMLVGEANDPDDLGHARNGARPTMIVMTDGQANRKKSGWSLPGSFKWSDWTDYNGDGSADYSSGDSYKQYAFWEATEAVKKGITIHTMAVGAGADTDLMEAIAFAGGGAFVHVPGGTSVHEMEEELLDAFGTMAAKLPAAQLVSGE; encoded by the coding sequence ATGTCCACCATTCGCTTGTTCGCCGGGCGGCCCACGCCGCTCTTAGGGGCTCGGGCAGACAGCCGCCGCGGCGTGATCGCCGTGCTCGGCAGCCTGTTCATGTGCGCGTTGTTCGCGTTCTTGGCGCTCTCGGTCGACACCGGGCGAATGGTCCTGACCCAGACCGAGATGCAAAACGCCGTCGACGCCGCCGCCCTGGCCGCGTCGCAGGAGATCTCGCTCGGGCTGGGGGGTGAGGGGTCGTCGTTCGCCGCGGCCGAAGCGGCTGCGCGCACCGTCGCCGCCGAGGTTGCCGAGGCCAACGGCGTTTATGTGAACGCCGACCAAGACGTCTTCTTCGGGCTGCGGACCTACAACGCGAACAGCGACACCTGGTCCACGCAATGGGGCGTCACGCCGTTCAACGTGGTCCGTGTGGTCGCCCGCCGCGACAACAAGGACGACCTCGAGGCCGAAGACGGCGAGCTGCCGCTCTCGTTCGGCTGGGCCGTGGGCCAGGAGAGCGTCGGCCTGGCGGCCGAGGCGACCGCCTTCATCGAGTCGCGCGACCTGGTGCTGGTGCTCGACTTCTCCGGCTCGATGAGCGACGACGTCGAACTGCGCAGCATGAACAAGATGGGCCAGTCGGCCATCGAGGACTCGCTCGACCTGATCTGGCAGCAGCTTCGCGACTCGGGCGCCACTTGGCCCGACCACCCGGGCCAGGAGAAGTTCACCGACGGCTTCGGCCGCGTCGACTCGGAGTACGGCACGTACTACAACAGCTCGAAGACGAGCAAGATCATGAATTACCTGAACCTCAACGACCGCAACTCCGACGGCTCGCCGAAATACCCCTTCCCCCAGGCGGGCCGCTACAGCGACGGCACGCCACGCGACCGGCTGAGCGCCAACTCGAGCGAGGACCACTGGGAGGGCTACGTCAACTACGTGAAGAACCTCAGCGGCGCCTACAATCGGCGCTACGGCTACCGCACGCTGTGCGACTACCTGCTGCAGAACAACCAGATGAAGTGGACCAACTCGGAGGACATGTGGCGGACGTCGCACTACCCGTTCCACGCGGTGAAAGAGGGCGCCACGCTGTTCCTCGACTACCTGCAAGAGATGGACTTCGGCGATGAGGTCGGTCTGGTGAGCTACGGCTCCTACGCCGTGTGGGAAGACAGCCACTACGACGGCGAGGTCGACATCGACATCAGCGACGACCCGATCACGGACAACCTCGCCGCGATCAACACGATCCAGCGTCGCCACCAAGCGGGCCACTACGACGTTTACACCGGCATGGGCGACGGCGTCTTGAAGGGACGTGAGATGCTTGTCGGCGAAGCCAACGACCCGGACGACCTGGGCCACGCCCGCAACGGCGCCAGGCCGACGATGATCGTCATGACCGACGGCCAGGCCAACCGCAAGAAGAGCGGCTGGAGCCTGCCGGGGAGCTTCAAGTGGTCCGACTGGACCGACTACAACGGCGACGGGTCGGCCGACTACTCGAGCGGCGACTCCTACAAGCAATACGCCTTCTGGGAAGCGACCGAGGCCGTCAAGAAAGGGATCACGATCCACACGATGGCCGTGGGCGCCGGCGCCGACACCGACCTGATGGAGGCGATCGCCTTCGCCGGCGGCGGGGCGTTCGTCCACGTGCCGGGCGGCACGAGTGTCCACGAGATGGAGGAGGAGTTGCTCGACGCCTTCGGCACGATGGCCGCCAAGCTCCCCGCCGCCCAGCTGGTGAGCGGCGAGTGA
- the tadA gene encoding tRNA adenosine(34) deaminase TadA translates to MSFETDERQAMLLALNEARRAADEGEVPVGAVVLHEGQVIAAAHNQRETLRDPTAHAEMIAITQAAEALGSWRLEGCTLCVTLEPCPMCAGAIVQARVPRVVYGAVDPKAGAVESLFGLLNDERLNHRCEFTGGVMAEECGGLLTEFFRERRKKKGEP, encoded by the coding sequence TTGAGCTTCGAAACCGACGAACGGCAGGCGATGTTGCTGGCGCTCAACGAGGCGCGCCGCGCGGCCGACGAGGGGGAGGTCCCGGTCGGGGCGGTCGTGTTGCACGAGGGCCAAGTCATCGCCGCGGCTCACAACCAACGCGAGACGCTCCGCGACCCGACGGCCCACGCCGAGATGATCGCCATCACACAGGCCGCCGAGGCCCTCGGCTCGTGGCGCCTGGAGGGCTGCACGCTCTGCGTGACACTCGAGCCGTGCCCCATGTGCGCCGGGGCGATCGTGCAGGCCCGCGTGCCGCGCGTGGTCTACGGGGCGGTCGACCCCAAGGCCGGCGCGGTGGAGAGCCTCTTCGGCTTGTTGAACGACGAGCGGCTCAACCACCGCTGCGAGTTCACCGGCGGCGTGATGGCCGAAGAGTGCGGGGGGCTGCTCACCGAGTTTTTCCGCGAAAGGCGCAAAAAAAAGGGCGAGCCGTAA